The nucleotide window GGCGGGACCGGCGCGTCGCGCTACGTTCTTGGACGGCGCGCCGCGCCTCGCTGGAGTCCTCCTGCCGGCTCTCGGCCCTGCGGACCAAGGCGGACCGTCCCGTGCCTGTAACAGGATGGGACGCTTTTCCCAAGAGGCGCAGAAGTCCGCGAAGGACGATCGTGGGCAGCAGAAATGCCTGCGGGGAAGCACGAACCGCATTGACCAGAACTGCGCAATTCCCTAAGTTTGCGAAGCGAGCTGTGGTCTCATCAGGGCGGCCCGGCTTTTGCACGGCCGAGTCCAGGAGGTGGGCGGTGCGTTCGGCTTAGCTGGCTTCGGCCAGGAGGGCCGCTACGTGGGATTCAAGGGCGGTTTCGTCCACCGGCACTTCCAAGAGCTGATACTCGGCGTACCCATCCTTGCGGACGTCAAGCTTGACCAGGCGCAGGGCAACTGCCCGGCGCTGGGGATGGGTCTGGATGGCCACATAGGCGCGGACGATTGCCGCCACCACTGCCTCCGGGAGGATCAGAACCTGATTGCCGTAACGAAGCACCAGGCGCAAATGCTTGTGGCCGGTCGGGGTGGCCAGCAAGCACTCCTCGACATCCTCCAGCCTTGGACATGCGACGGGCATTTCCGTTCCTCCTGTCCAGGGGTAAGCCGCACGTCTGAGCGCAGGTTTGCCTCTGCCGCAGGACCCTACCGCCCGGGAGGCCGGGCCCCGCGAGCCGGCCCTTGTCTTCCACCTCCGCACCGCTCGTCCGGTGTGGACCAGAACAGACCTGAGCACACCCCACAACGAGGAGTGTCGTGAACGAGCTACGAAGGGACCCCGTCTCGGGGCGCTGGAGCATTATCATTCAGGACCCGATCCAGACGGATCGCCTGCTGGTGAACCTTCGGCAACGAACCAAAGCCACCGAAAGATACGACCCGAATTGCCCCTTTTGCCAGGGGAATGAATCGCAGACGCCGCCGGAAATCCACGCCGTGCGGGCTGTTGGCCCGGCGAACGCCCCGGGATGGCTTGTGCGAGTCGTTCCGGACAAGTTTCCGGTGCTGCGCGTGGAGGGGGCTCTCAACAATCGCGCCCACGGGATGTACGACATGCTGGACGGGATCGGGGCGCACGAGATCGTCGTCGAAACCCCCGAGCACAACCGCTGGGTCACCGAGCTGGACGAAGCCCACCTGGTGCAGGTCCTGCGCACCTACCAGCTGCGGATCGCTGATCTCAAGAGAGACCTGCGCTTCCGGTATATCCTGGTGTACAAGTCCCACGGCGAGGCGATGGGGCCAGCCGGACAGCACAGCTATTCCTACGTCATCGCCACTCCGGTAACCCCGCCTCGGGTCAAGCAGGAGCTTCTCAGCTGCGCACAGCACTTCTCAATGAAAGAACGCTGTCTGATCTGCGACGTCGTGCGGCAAGAGGAGAACGAGGGGAGCCGCATCGTAATCGACGGACGGGACTACCTGGCCTTTGTGCCCTTTGCATCCGGCTCCCCCCTTGAGACCTGGATCGTCCCGAAGCGGCACGAAACCTTCTTCGAGAGCACCCAGGGCTTAGAGGAGCTGGCCTCCATTTATCGCCGGACCTTGGGGGCGATCTGCGAGTTGCTGCACGAGCCCAACTACGTGATGCTGATCCACAGCGGACCGAACACTACCTACGGGCAGCGCAGGGGTTACTGGCGCACTCTGACGCAGGATTACCACTGGCACATGGAGATCGTGCCAATGGTCCGCGGCTTCACCAGCTTTGAGCTCGTATCCGGGATGCGGGTCAATTTCCTGCCTCCGGAGCGCGGCGCCGCGATGCTGCGGGAAAAGGTCTAAACGACATTCGCGCACCTTGCCATGGCGTGTGCCGTGCTGCCCTAAGCGGCGATAGCAGGTCCTGAAAAGGCACTCCGTGAACAAGGGCGCCCCTCATACTTCCGGATTGTTTCTGAGCCGTTGAATCCCTAAGTTTATCGACTGCGGCAGGACGGAAGCCGCTCTTATCCTTTTCCGGCGGTAGGCAATCAAGGCAAAGGGAAGGGCATGCTCGGGGTCGGTATCGATATCGTAGAGGTCGAGAGGATTCGGCGTGCGGTAGAGCGCTGGGGAGATCGCTTCCTCCAGCGCATCCTCACCGAAGAGGAACTGCGCGATTGCCGGGCTCGGGGTCAGTTCTACCACTCCGTGGCCGCCCGCTTTGCGGCCAAAGAAGCGTTCGTGAAGGCCATCCCCGGCGATACCGCCCGCAGCCTGCCCTGGCACGAGTTCGCCGTCCGAAGCGTCGCCTCGGGACGCCCCCTCCCAGAGCTGGGGGAGAGGGCCAGGCGACTCGTCGGGCACCATCGCGTGTACCTCAGCCTGACACACGCCGAGGCCTACGCCGCGGCGGTCGTGATCATCGAGTAGGTGTACGCGAAGCGCACCGGGAGGCTCGATGAGGCTCCTTGTCACCGCATCCGAGATGGCCGCCATGGACCGCGAGGCGATCGAGGAGATCGGCATCCCTGGCGTCGTCCTGATGGAAAACGCGGGTCTGGGCGTGGTGTCCGTCATTCAGGACATGCTCGGCAGCGTAGCGGGGCGACGGGTAGCCATCGTCTGCGGCAAGGGAAACAACGGCGGCGACGGCTACGTGGTGGCACGCCACCTCCACAACGCCGGCTGTGACGTGGACGTCTATCTCCTTGCCGAACCAGAGGCCGTGCGCGGCGACGCCCGTGTGCACCTGGACGTCATCCGAAACATGGGGATCCCGGTGCACGTGGTGCGATCCACCGACGACTTCGATCCATCGCCCGAGCCCCACCTCGTCGTAGATGCCATCTTCGGCACGGGCATCACAGGTCCCGTGCAGGGACTGCCGGCGGAGATCATCCGCAAGATCAACGGCCTCGGCGTCCCGGTTGTCGCGGTAGACCTGCCTTCGGGTCTTAATGCGGACACCGGCGCCGTCGAGGGGCCGTGTGTGGCCGCCCGCCGGACCGTGACCATGGCCCAGATCAAGCGGGGACTGGTGCTGCCCCCCGGACGCGACTACGCAGGGCAGGTCCATGTGGTGGACATCGGCATGCCCCGCAGCCTGAAGAGCGCCACGCGCGTCCGGACCTTCCTCGTCGATCGCTCCGATGCCGTGCGCGCCCTGCCGCGCCGACCGTCCGACGCCCACAAGAACCGCGTGGGTCTGGTGTACGTGGTGGCTGGCTCCACCGGGATGACGGGCGCTGCCACCCTCACAGCTCTCTCGGCGCTCCGCGCAGGCTCCGGACTTGTGTACCTGGGCATCCCCGGCTCCCTGAACCCCATCCTCGAGGTGAAGGCCACCGAGGTCATCACGCATCCCCTGCCTGAAGCCACACCGGGTACCCTGGCGGCCGAAGCCTGGCCGCTTCTGGAGGAGCGGCTGCAAAACGTCCACGTGGCCGCCGTAGGACCTGGGTTAGGAACGCACCCCTCCACGGCGCAGCTCGTGGAGAGAATTGTACAGCTGGCGCCCGTGCCCCTGGTTCTGGACGCGGACGGGCTCAACAACCTGAGCGGCAGGACCGAGCTCCTTGCGTCGAGGCGCTGGCCTACGGTGATCACTCCGCATCCCGGCGAGCTCTCGCGCCTGTGCGGACTTAGCACGCGCGAGATCCTCGCTGACCGGATCGAGGTGGCCCGGCGCTTCGCTCAGGAGTGGCGAGTGGTTCTCGTGCTGAAAGGCTCACCTACGGTGACAGCCTCACCGGACGGGAACGTCTACGTCAACACCACGGGTAATGCCGGGATGGCTACGGGAGGCTCCGGAGACGTGCTCACGGGAATCATTGCCTCCCTGATGGGACAGGGCCTGGGGGCGTTGGAGGCCGCCTGGCTCGGCGTCTACGTCCATGGCCTGGCCGGTGACGTCGCCAGGGAACGCCTGGGCCAGATGGGCATGATCGCGGGCGACATCTTGCGAGCCGTGCCGAGCGTTCTGCGCGCCCTTGAAAACGCCCGGGATGCCCAGCCATGAGCCCCTTCGTCCGCTATCAGCTGCCGGCCATCCTCTACGCCGTCCTGATCTTCGTGATCTCCTCGATTCCGACCCTCGCCCCCCCACCGATCGGGATCGAGTGGGATGATAAGATCTATCATTTCCTCGAGTACGGCGCCTTCGGGTACCTCTGCGCGCGGGCGTTCTACTATCAGGGCAACCGGGTCCTACGCGACTTCGCTCTGATCATCACCCTTGTGACCGGGTCTCTGTACGCGGTCAGCGACGAGCTGCACCAGTCGCTGGTCCCAGGGCGGTATGCCGATGTCGGCGATTTCCTGGCCGATGTGGTGGGGGTGATCCTCGGGGTCGTGCTCTTCGCACGGACTCGTGTACCCTGGCACCGCGCCCGCGCCAGACTGGAGAAGCGGAGGGAGCCGCGTTCCCGTTCCGTGCGCGTGGTTGCGGACAAGCGTCCATGAGCAAGGGCCCCAGCACCGAGGTTCGGCGGATGAAGCAAGCCTCCTTTTCGCTCCAAGTGAGCGCACCTGAGCTGGCAAGGGAAATGGTCCTGACCGTCGTCCTCCTGCTTCTTCCCGGCGGAGTGGCCCTTTCGCAGTGGGGAAGATCACCCCTTTGGGGCGGCGAGGAGGCCAGGCTTCGCCTCAGCGTCGCGGCCGGCGCTTACCGCATTTCCCACAACGCGTTCGAGGATTACTACCGCTCCCGTTGGGGGTTGGTCCCCGGCTTCCTTCTCCGGTACAGGGTCAAAGGCATTGGTTTTTTGGCAGGGGTTCGACCCTTCCGCCAGCGCCTTGCTTCGCGGCTGGAGGCACAATATCCGGCGCTCGCAGGCTCATCGGCCTGGCGACAGACGGTCTGGAACCTGGGCGTGCAGCTGGGCGGCGGGGGGATGAGGCGCGTCCGCTCCGCAACCTACTTTGGACTGTCCTATCACGTCGTACGCGAGAAGGCCGGCCCCTTCCTCATGGACAAGAGCCGGTCCACTACCCTGGGCTTCTTTCTGGCCGCCGAGACCGAGTGGCTGATCCTTCCTCCCCTCGGCCTCGGCTGGATGGTGGAGCTGAGCTCTGCGGCTCCCAGTCGCTCGGCCGCCTTCGAGGCCAATAGCATCGGGGGACTCTACCTGGCTGCCCTGCTCCACCTGCACCTGTTCTGAGCGACCTCAAGCCGCTACTGTGACGCCCGGGACCACGCAGAAGGCGGGTACCAAGGAGAAGAGGGAAGCTGTGGCCGGACCCGAGGTGCGGAGCGCCTCAAGCAAGGCCCTGTGCCCCGCTTCTGGGAGGAAGGCGAGAGGATCAAGCGTCAGGACAACCGCGGGGGCCCCGTTTTCGCATTTCAGCCGCCAGAAGCGTTTCTCCCCGTCGCGGAGGGCCAGCTCCCTCCTGCTCCGCATCAGCTCCTGCAGCCGCTCCCGCTCTCCCTCTCCGGGGGAAAGGGAAAGAACAGCGCGCGTGAGCTCAGCGAACCAGTCCACCGCGGCGTAGTCGCAGACCCGCAGGTGAAACTTCGCCGAGCCCGCCCCCAGGGGGCTGTCCGTGAAGGCCCGGAATACGATCGCCTGACGGGGAAGAGAGCTCTCCGAGCCGGCCACCACCAGGGGACAGGCGAAGAGCGAGGCAAGACCGAGCGCTCTCCACAGCCGGACATCGGCGCCCTCTGGGGTCAGGCTCTTGCTGATTTCCTGAATTTCCGGGCTCGGAAAATCGACGGGGACGTAGGGCTTTCCGGCCAGCCTGCGCGCGACCTTTTTTCCGCGCTCCGACGAGAAGGCGGCGTCGTAGCCGATGTCGCGGTAGCGGAACTTGCTCCCGATCCACCGGAGGGCCGCCAGGGCTGTGTCTTCCTCCACGTCGGGGAGGTACAAAACACCACGCAGGTTCTTGACGCGCACGATGAATTCGAGGAACCACGGCTCCATGGGGCCTATCCTCCTGCGGCGGATTGGGGGTTGCCCGTGGCCATGGCAGGTTGGGGCCGCCTTCGTCCCCCTCTCTCAAAAAAGAAGCCCGCCGCCCGAAGGCGGCGAGCCTCATCCCCTTTGCCGGTGACGCTCAGTTCTCTTCGATGCTTTCGGCGGTGGCTGCGTTTTCCCCGTGCGCTTCGCCCTCTACGCCAAGGCGCCCGATCTCGCGGAACTGCAAGCCATCCCCCTGCTTCTTGGCCTGCACCTCGATGATGCTGCCGTCCCCGAATCGGCCGCGCAGGATCTCCTCGGCCAGCGGGTCCTGCACGTAGCGCTGAATCGTTCGCTTCAGCGGCCGTGCCCCGTACACGGGGTCGAAGCCCTTGTCCACAAGGAACTCCTTGGCGGACTGGCTCAGCTTGACCTGGATTCGCCGCTCGGAGACGCGGTTCAGCATCTCGTCGATGACGATGTCCACGATACGGAACATGTCCTCGCGGCTCAGCGGCCGGAAGACGACCACCTCGTCCACTCGGTTCAGGAATTCGGGGTTAAAGACGCGCTTCACTTCCTCCATGATGCGGGAGCGCATCGTTTCGTAGTCTTCCTGGACCTCCTGTTTCCCGAATCCCAGCGCTCCTCCCTTGCGGATCTCCCGCGTGCCCAGGTTCGAGGTCATGATGATGATCGTATTCTTGAAGTCCACGCGGCGGCCGAGACCGTCGGTGAGGCGCCCGTCGTCCAGGATCTGGAGCAGGATGTTGAACACGTCCGGGTGCGCCTTCTCAATCTCGTCGAACAGCACCACCGAATACGGGTGTCTGCGGACACGCTCGGTCAGCTGCCCGCCCTCTTCGTAGCCGACGTAACCCGGAGGCGCGCCCGTCAGGCGCGAGACGCTGAACTTCTCCATGTACTCCGACATGTCGATGCGAATGAGGGCGTCCTCCGTCTCGAACAGATAGCGGGCCAGCTCCTTCGCCAGCTGGGTCTTCCCTACACCCGTAGGCCCGAGGAAAATGAAGGAGCCGATGGGTCGATTCGGATCTTTCAGACCGGCCCGCGTGCGCAGAATGGCCTTGGACAGGAGGTGGATTACCTCGTCCTGTCCGACGATCCGCTTCTTCAGCTCCTCTTCCATTTTGAGGAGCTTTTCGGTCTCCGACTGCGCCACGCGGTGCACAGGGATACCGGTCATCATCGAGACGACTTCGGCGACGTCTTCCTCCGTTACGATGCCGACGATCTCATCTTCCGCCTCCCGCCAGCGCTCCTTCGCCTCCTCGAGCTTGCGCTGGAGCTGCTTCTCGCGATCGCGGAGGATAGCCGCGCGCTCGAACTCCTGCGCCTTGATCACCGCCTCTTTCTCGCGCCGCAGGCGCTTGATCTCCTCCTCCAGGTCGGTGATCTCCTTCGGCACCTTGATGTTCGCCAGGTGCACCCGCGCGCCCGTCTCGTCCATCACGTCGATGGCTTTGTCTGGCTGGAAGCGGTCCGTGATGTAGCGGTCAGACAGGCGCACGGCGGCGCGCAGCGCTTCGTCGGTGTACTTGACGCGGTGGTGCGCCTCGTAGCGCGGCTGGAGGCCCTTGAGAATGGCGTAGGTTTCCTCGGACGACGGCGGATCCACCATCACCTTCTGGAAGCGCCGTTCCAGGGCACCGTCTTTCTCGATGTACTGCCGGTACTCGTCCAAGGTGGTGGCGCCGATGCACTGGAGCTCCCCGCGGGCAAGGGCCGGCTTGAACATGTTGGAGGCATCCAGCGAGCCGGAAGCACCGCCAGCACCCACGATGGTGTGAAGCTCGTCAATGAACAGGATGACGTCCTTGGCCTTGACGATCTCGTTCAGGATGGCCTTGATTCGCTCTTCGAACTGGCCACGGTACTTGGTGCCCGCCACAATCGCGCCCAGGTCGAGGGTCACGACGCGCTTGTTGTGGAGGATCCGCGGCACCTTCTTCTCGACGATCCGCAGCGCCAACCCCTCGGCGATGGCCGTCTTGCCTACGCCTGGCTCGCCGATGAGTACGGGGTTGTTCTTCTTCCGGCGGCTGAGGATCTGGGCCACCCGCTCGATCTCCTTGTCTCGGCCGATAACCGGATCCAGCTCACCCCGCCGGGCCAGTTCCGTGAGGTCCCGTCCGAAGTGGTCCAGGGCAGGGGTCTTGGTACGCTTCTGGCCCGATTCGGAAACGCTCGGCGAGCCGCGGAGGATGTTGTCGAGCTCGTTCTTTACGGCCTCGTAGGTGACGTCGAAGGACTGGAGGATCTGCGCCGCCACTCCTTCTTTCTCTTTGACGAGCGCCAGGAGGAGGTGTTCGGTGCCGATGATGTCCGACTTGTACTTGTCCGCCTCCACATAGGCAAGCTTGAGGATCTTCTCGGCGCGCTTGGTGAAGGGGATATTGCCGATGGTCATGGTCTCGCCCGTGGAGCGGACCGCATCCTCGATGGCGCGCTTCAGTTCCTCCAGGTCGACCCCCAGGTTGCGGAGCACCTCGACCGCTATCCCCTCCCCCTCCCGAATCAGCCCCAGAAGAATGTGCTCCGTCCCAATATAATCATGCCCGAGACGCAGCGCCTCCTCTCGGGCAAACTGAATCACCATCTGAACACGGCTGGAGAAGTTGTTTTTCATGCCCAATCAACCCCGTTCTGGAGTGCTACCGCCTCATCATCCTGCACTTCTTTTACCTTCCGCCCGCGGGTTGCGTTCCGAAAAGCCCCTCAGGTTACGATCCCTGCCAGACGTTCGCGGAGGTATTCGGCGCGCAGGCGATCGGTTTCTTCATCGGAAAGTTGGCGCCCTTCCCTGAGCTGCAGGTGTGCCGACTGAGCGAGCACCAGGAGCTCGTTCACCACCCGGAAGTGGGCCGGAAGATAGCCCGCCAGCATTCCCATGCGGAGGCTGCTGAGGAGATTCACACATTCCAGAGCCCCGATCAGCCGCGCGTGCCGGATAATACCCACGGCTCGCTCCACGACATCCTCCACCCGCACCCGGCTCGTTTGCAGGAGGCCTTCCAGGGCCTTTTTCTCCAAGCCAATCAAATCTTCGGCAACTCTGGCCATCCGCTCAAGAAGTTTTTCTTCTGTCCTACCCAGAGTGACCTGATTCGACACCTGGAAGATATTGCCCACGGCCTGCGTCCCCTCGCCGTAGAAGCCGCGGAAGGTGAATTCGGTGAATCCCAACTGCTTTACAACTTCTTCCAAGGTCCCGGATAGGGCCAACCCTGGCAGATGCAGGAACACACTTACGCGCATTCCGGTGCCCGTATTGGTTGGGCACGATGTAAGATAGCCAAATTCCTCAGAAAACGCCAGCTGGAATGCCTCGTTCAGCTGGTCATCGAGCTCTGCGAGTACACCCCATCCGCTGGTGGTGTCGAGACCGCTTTCGAGGCTTTGCAGACGGAAGTGGTCCTCCTCGTTCACCATTACCGAGAAGCTTTCATCGGGCGACACCAGCAGTCCGGCAGGTCGCGGCCGCGCCAGCACCTCGGGCGAGAGCAAGCGTCGTTCCAAGAGAAACCGCCGCTCCACGTCGCTGAGCTCGTCCACCCGCCAGTAGAGGCAGTGTTTCATGGCCGGGACAGTCTGGCGGCGGCTCGTAACTTCCTGAAGCACCTCCTCGAGCTGGTCGGTGCGGGCATGGGGAGGGAAGCGGCGCCCCGCCAGGTTTCGCGCCAGGCGAATGCGCGTGCTGATCACCCGTTCCGCCTGCGGGCCATGGGCGGCCAGCCATCCTGGAGGCACAGCGGCCATTCGGCGCAGCTCGTCTTGTGCCACCGGCGTCGTCATTGGCGCGTCTCGCTCGTCCCCCGTGTGAGATCGCGCAGCAGATCTCGCAGCTCCGCTGCCCGTTCGTACTCCTCGCGGGCCACCGCTTCCTCCAGCGCGCGACGGATCTCCTCCGGGCTTTGGACCGCAACGCGTCTCCGGAGGTGGGGCGGCCGGCTCCCGATGTGTTTTGCGCTGCCGTGGATACGTCGCAAGAGCGTCCGCAACGGCTCCGCAAAGACGCGGTAGCACTCGGAGCACCCGAGAAGCCCCGTCTGCTCCACGTCCCGATAGGTGTGGCCGCAATGGGGACACGAGGGCATGCTCTGGACTGGTACCGACGGATGAGCCTGGCCTATGGCTTGGAGCAGAAGACCGCCCAGTAGGTGAGGCAGAACCGCAAAGGGGAGAGTAAGCCCATGGGCTTCGGCGCAGGGCTGACAGATGTGCAGTTCCAATTTCTGGGTGTGGACGATCTGGGTCAGCTGGACGGTCGCCGGACGACTGTGGCAGATCTCGCAGAGCATCAGCGCACCAGCTGTTGTTCGCGGCAGATCCGGCCATCGTACATCTCCAGAAGGCGATCTGCGCTTTTGGCCAGCTCCATGTTGTGCGTCACAATGACCAGCGTGAGCCCGTGCTCGGCCACCAGGCGCCACAAGAGCTCGTGGAGAGCCCGGCTGGACTGTGCATCCAGGTTGCCCGAGGGCTCGTCCGCAAGCAGGATTCGCGGCCGGTTGGTGAGGGCACGCGCCACCGCTACCCGCTGCTGCTCCCCTCCGGATAACTCGTTCGGGCGGTGGTGCATCCGATCGGCCAGGCCCACCTCCACCAGCAGCGCCTCGGCCCTCCTCCGAGCCTCCTTTGCCTCCACGCCGGCGATCAGGGCCGGCATCATGACGTTCTCCAGAGCTGTAAACTCGGGCAGGAGATGGTGAAACTGGAACACAAATCCGGCGGTGCGATTGCGAAAAGCCGCCAGCCGATGATCGTCCATCCGGAAAACGTTCACCCCGTCCAGGTACACCGTGCCGGAGGTAGGGCGGTCGAGCGCCCCGAGGATATGGAGCAGCGTGCTCTTGCCGACTCCGGAGGGACCGACAATGGACACAATCTCCCCCCGGCGCACCGCCAGATCGATGCCCTTCAGCACATGGAGGCGCTGGTCCCGACCCGTCGGGTAGTACTTGTGGATACCGCGCGCAGAAAGGATGAATTCGTCCTTCTCAGCCATGCCTCACTCGTACCGAATCGCCGCCACCGGATCGAGCCTGGCCGCTTTCCACGATGGATAAAGGGTGGCCACGAAGGAAAGGGCCATGGCTGCCAGGGCTACCATCACGAAGTCCAGGGGGCGCATGTACACTGGCAGCTTGTTGATAATGTAAATATCCGCTGGCAGACTGAACCACTCGAACTTCAACTGGGACCAGCACAGGACGTAGCCCGCCACGAGTCCCAAAGCCGTACCAATTGCTCCCGCCACCAGCCCCTCGAGCACGAAGATCCTCATGATGCTGCGAGAGGTCGCACCCATGGACTTCAGAATCCCAATGTCGCGGGTTTTTTCCATCACCACCATAATCAGGGAGCTCACGATGTTAAAGGCCGCCACCAGAATGATCAGACTGAGCACGATGAAAGCTGCCCATTTCTCAATCTGCATCCAAGCAAAAAGATTCTTGTTGAGCTGGAACCAGGTTAGCGTATGGAAGGGGTAACCCAACGTCGCGTTCAGATGGTCAGCCACCCACTTTACGTGCCTCAGCTCGTCGACGCGAATCTCCAAGCCCGTGATGCGGTCCCCCATCCGGAAAAGCCTCTGGGCCTGTTCCAGGGACATGTAGGCAAAGGTATCGTCGTACTCGTAGAGACCCGTTTCGAAATAGCCAGCCACGCGGCACTCGGTCATGGGAGGAATTTGCCCAAAGATGCCGGTGATCCCCGCCGGACTGACCAAAATGACCCGATCTCCGATCGAAACCCCCAACCGGTCCGCCAGATTAAAGCCCAGGACAATGCCGGGAAGCGGTCTTCCGTCCTCACCCGCCGGCTGCGGGCTGAAGTCCAGCTGCCCGTACACGATCTTTTTCGGGATATCCGTAACCTCTCCCAACGTCGTCGGGTCGGTCCCTTTCACGATGAGCCCTTCGATGCTCGAGCTGGAACGAATCATCGCCTTCTCGTAGATATAGGGCGACACGCCCACCACATGCGGCACCTGGCGTACCTTTTCAGCCACCTCGCGCCAGTTCTCGATACCTTGGTCGTGAAAGGTCCGGAGACGGATGTGCGCGTCGAATCCGATGATGCGGGAGCGCACTTCCCGCTCGAACCCGTTCATCACGGAGAGGACGATCACCAGCGCAGCCGTACCGATCATGATGCCGATGATGGAGAAGTAGGCAATGAGGGAGATGAACCCCGTCTTCCTTCGGGTGCGCAAATAGCGTTTGGCGATGAAGAACTCGAACATCATGGCTTTTCCGGCCGCATTTGGGGGAAGAAAATCACGTCACGAATGGACGGCTGGTTGGTGAGCAGCATCACCAGCCGGTCCACCCCGATCCCGAGGCCTGCCGTCGGGGGCATGCCGTATTCCAGGGCGCGCAGGAAATCCTCGTCCAGAACGTGGGCCTCTTCGTCGCCCCGCTCGCGCAGTTCCATCTGTCGCTCGAACCGTTCGCGCTGGTCCAGCGGATCGTTCAGCTCCGAGAAGGCGTTGCCGATCTCGTGACCGGCCACGAAGGGCTCAAAGCGCTCCACCAGTTCCGGGTCGTCGCGATGGCGCTTGGCAAGAGGAGAAAGCTCCAGCGGATAATCGATCACGAAGGTTGGTTGGATCAGGGTCGGCTCCACCTTCTCCTTGAAGATCTCGTCCAACAGCTTGCCCTTGTCCCACCACTCCTCTATCTCCAGGCCGAGATCCCGGGCGGCCTGGCGTACCTCCTCCTCCGACTTCCCTTTCAGCCAGTAGCCGGTGACCTCCTGAATGGCTTCGAAGTAGCGTTTGCGGGCCCAC belongs to candidate division KSB1 bacterium and includes:
- a CDS encoding lipoprotein-releasing ABC transporter permease subunit gives rise to the protein MMFEFFIAKRYLRTRRKTGFISLIAYFSIIGIMIGTAALVIVLSVMNGFEREVRSRIIGFDAHIRLRTFHDQGIENWREVAEKVRQVPHVVGVSPYIYEKAMIRSSSSIEGLIVKGTDPTTLGEVTDIPKKIVYGQLDFSPQPAGEDGRPLPGIVLGFNLADRLGVSIGDRVILVSPAGITGIFGQIPPMTECRVAGYFETGLYEYDDTFAYMSLEQAQRLFRMGDRITGLEIRVDELRHVKWVADHLNATLGYPFHTLTWFQLNKNLFAWMQIEKWAAFIVLSLIILVAAFNIVSSLIMVVMEKTRDIGILKSMGATSRSIMRIFVLEGLVAGAIGTALGLVAGYVLCWSQLKFEWFSLPADIYIINKLPVYMRPLDFVMVALAAMALSFVATLYPSWKAARLDPVAAIRYE